ACCGCCTCCTCGGCCGAGTCGGAGTCAAAGGACGGCTCGCCGTTCAGCATGGCCGTGATCTGCTGGACCAGTTCGCTCGCGAGCAGCGTGGCGGCGATCGTGTCGTCGGGCCGCCGCGCCAGCGCGATGCGCAGCCACAGCTCGCCGGGCCAGCGGTCGTCGGCGCTGTCGCCGTCGTCGAGGGTGGGCTGGAGGCACAGCAGCCTGCCCAGCTCCCGCGCGGCCTCCTGATCGCCGTGCTCGGCGTCCCCGCGCAGTGCGTCCATCGTCTTGTCGATGCTCGTCATCACCGGCCACGCTACCGGGTGACCAGCGGTGGTCGTCGCAGTCGGAGAGGAGACCACGGCCTACCGGGCGGCGGAGCGTCGCGACCTCGGCGGATCGAGCCCCCGGAGGCCCGTGTTCGACGAGTCGGGGCCCGGACCGGGAGGTCAGCCGAGGAAGCCGCCGAGGAGTGTCCCGATCAGCACCGCGACCGCGCCGACCAGCAGGTTGAGCCCGATGTTGGCCGCCGCGAGGAACCGGTGACCCTGCTCGGCGAGTGCCACCGTCTGCGCGGCGAACGTCGAGTAGGTGGTGAGGGCACCGCAGAACCCGATGCCGAGTACGGCGCCGTTCGTCGCGGTGGTGCTCAGTGCCCCGATCAGGGTGAGCAGCAGGGTGCCGACGCCGTTGACGATCAGGGTCGGCCAGGCCACCCCGGGCCGGTCGGCGGGCAGCAGGACGTGCACGAGATGTCGGAGC
The Actinoalloteichus fjordicus DNA segment above includes these coding regions:
- a CDS encoding fluoride efflux transporter FluC; this translates as MTVLLVALAGAAGAVLRHLVHVLLPADRPGVAWPTLIVNGVGTLLLTLIGALSTTATNGAVLGIGFCGALTTYSTFAAQTVALAEQGHRFLAAANIGLNLLVGAVAVLIGTLLGGFLG